Part of the Diabrotica virgifera virgifera chromosome 6, PGI_DIABVI_V3a genome, aataaataatttaattatataaaaaataagccTTGCGGTATATTTCtaatgataataaataaatttattttttttaagctaTAAATGCAGTTCAGTTGTTGGGAAGGGTTGGAGCAGATCCACAGAAAAAGGGCACAGAACAACATCCTATAGCAGTATTTTCCTTAGCTACACATACAAACTACAGATATGAATCAGGAGAATTTATGCAAAGAACTGAATGGCACAGAATTGTATGTTTTAAACCAGGTCTTCGTGAAACAATCCTGAACTATTTAAAAAAGGGTCAGAGGGTTCATGTTAGTGGTAGAATAACATATGGAGAAGTCAGGGGTGAAGACGGGAAGCCAAAAACAACAACAGCGATAGCTGCTGAtgatgtaatattttttaattccaaccAGTAGATAAGATCTGTTATAGAAGTAAGAGCACTTATTTTGTaagtttcaaataaatttttttaatctgtTGTAGTCTTTTTATAATGTATACAGTGCGGATTAGCCAATAGACATTCAAAAAATCCCGAAAGCACAGCTGCCTtagattttaaaattatatcttgtATTAGACTTAGACTTTCATCATACGGGATATCTTCCAACCAATGTACAATTGTATTGCTCGGAAGAAACAATTTCTTGATTTTGGATAGGTAGTTGGGTTCCATAGATGTTCGAGCATGCTGGACCTCTCCTTTTCTCTATATGCGGCTGCCTCCCAGGGGATCATGGATGGTGCGATTCCTGCCAGGTGGTACGTACTATCTGCGGGAGTTGGTTGCAAGCAGCCGATAATAAGCCTGTATGTTTCGTAGAGTGCTACTTGTGTCAGATGGGGGAGGCACACTCACTGGCAGGGAAGCTGTTATTGTTCTTACGACTTGTGGTTTAGCGCCCCAGCTTGAGCCTTTAATTTTGTGTAAGATATTGTTTTTGCGTTGACTTTCATCTTGGTGTTAGGATAGTGTTGTCTATATATCTTAGAGCTCTATTTCAGGTGACACCCAGATACTTTGGGTGTGGGCAGTGCTTTAGCGGCGTTCCTTTCCATGTGACGCGCAGTTTTCGGGATATGTGCCTGTTACAGAGATGAAAGGTATAGACCTGGGACTTTGCAGGCTTTGGGGTGAGTTGTTTCTGGCCGTAGAATCGATCGATCATCTCTAAGCCTCAGTTAGCCTCTCTTCAACCTAATATATAAAGTTGGTAGTGTGGTTAGGTATTGATTCGTCTTTGGTGAACCTTGTTAAAGAGAGTTGTTCTGTATTGGCCACCTGCTCCTCCTATCCTGGAACTCCACAAAGAACATGCGGTTCGCTAGAAAACTCCCGATTGCTAAAATTAACGTATTATAATCTTTAGTAATAGAATATATTTTTAGGAGGGGCAAAAGAAACACAACTCAGGCTGCAGGTGTTAAACTGTATAGGTAAGGGCGGACGTAGGAATATTAAGTAGATAGTGatgaaaatgtaaatatttctaTATAAATAATGCATTCCCCCCCCCCTTGTAAATATTTCTATTCCACTAATATCTCTGTATTTTAGTAATAAACTTATACAATCTTACCTTGTGCAAGAGAAATCAACACGATGACTTTCAAAATAAAATGGATCAATTTCAATCACTCATCAGAAGCCCTCAGGTAGACTCTAGCCTATTTTATGGGAATGCCGAGAAATCAACAGAGTGA contains:
- the LOC114332402 gene encoding single-stranded DNA-binding protein, mitochondrial produces the protein MISSKVVKCLPSLLKQRAPSCISAVRNNATVQQEPPRIEKTINAVQLLGRVGADPQKKGTEQHPIAVFSLATHTNYRYESGEFMQRTEWHRIVCFKPGLRETILNYLKKGQRVHVSGRITYGEVRGEDGKPKTTTAIAADDVIFFNSNQ